In the Cherax quadricarinatus isolate ZL_2023a unplaced genomic scaffold, ASM3850222v1 Contig3019, whole genome shotgun sequence genome, CTCTGACGAGAGTATCCCCCAAATACCCCTCCTGGCTGGTAAGGCCCTCTCTGAGCTGTATATAAGAGCCCGGAGGCTGACCTCTCCATAGCCTTTTACTCTCATCATGGCGAAGGAAGCAGGCATTCTCGATTCTGGTAAGCGAGACATTTTATTTTGCTAAAAACTTCTCTTtgaatattaacgaaacaaacgactgcaagagacttataataatttttaaagttgAGTCTCTTTTTTCAACAGTTTTCACAGCACCAGTCAGAATTTGTAAAGTTTTTGATTTTATCGGTTGGTAGATTGGATACTTCTCTTtgaatattaacgaaacaaaacgagcgcaagagacttataataattttaaagttgagtctccttttttttcttcaacagttTTCACTGGGCCAGTCAGAATTTGTAAAGTTTTGATTTTATCGGCTGGTAGATTGGAAGGGAAGGAACACACCGGCTTCAAACTCCTAAAGCGGTGTCATTGTGATGATAGCAGGAAACGCAAACATAGGCTTCCTCAGGAAAGGGTATGTCTTTTCTATGTTCCCTCCTTTGGTAGATTAGAGACGAGTCCCACTCCTTTATTTGAAAGTGATAAATATGTTCTCTTTATGACTTACAGCCTGTGGAAGATGGGATCAGTTCATCTGATATAGAGGAGCCTATGAAGAAAGAACCAGATCTCGACAACGATGAAACGCAGAGCCTTCCCTCATGTCAGTCTGATGACCTCGTTGTGGACCTCTCTACGCTCACTGCTCAATCTGATGACTCTGTTGAGGTCACTGCCGCAGCAGGTGCTGAACAAACTGGCGACCTTGAAGCGCACCCTGACGGTCAGTCGGAGAAGGAAGGGAAAACCCCCGACGTGAGAGTAAATGCTGGAGACGCAGTAAAGCCAGCAGAAGGGGTAAAGCCGGCAGAAGGGGTAAAGACGgcagatgatgatgatgtaccTGAAAAGGAAATCATTTTCGAGCGGGAGGTTATCAATCTTACAGAAAGTGAACAGGAGGAGCGCAGTCATTCAGTCTAACCAGTAAAACTCGCACAGTTTCGCCCCTTTGCTCGCGCTAAAAAACTTTGCACAGCTTTTGCCCTTTTGTATgtgaattaataaaaatattgacaaactctgatttttatttacatataactatatattactatcttctctagtctaaacatatatatatatatatataaacaatatcgcACCACTTAAGCCTCTCCCCATCTGAGAGGAAAATGTATATGTCAAAGTTCCTATAAGAGCTCTATCAGCACAAAGGTCTTCCCTAGATGGCCTCTCTCACTGCTTTAAGCCTCCCCCACCTGGAAAGATCTAGCAGCTGGCAAGAATAAACACTACCGTAGTACCCGgaagaaccttttttttttttttttgctgaggtACGGACGGGCGAGCAACACTCCCTCGGGGGACCAGCTAGCCATCCATTACCGCGTTCTttaaacccagcagtgttgttgtgaaGTAGCAACAGTCGCGTCAGTGAGTCGCAGGcccgggaaagggggggggggactccctcggagatggtaagcttgtacccagtcacctgaatcctttgtactgtctctcccatctatcagagtgattgagtttggggaGTCAAAAGTGATCATTACCCTACCTTCTTATAattagtaattacacagaaataagcctctctctctctctatccccttgggggatgtttAAACATATTAAATCTTGTACCCCTGACAGCACCTGTGCTTATGAAGACcaacccattatcacattctttttccacactcattatcctgggaatctgcccacctgcacacctgaatccttttttgtactgcctctcccatctatcagagtgattgagtttggggtgtcagaagtgatcattacctaccttcctatacttagtaattacacagaaataaaTCTCTCTATCCcctgggggatgattaaacatattaaacttgtaccccctgacagcacctgtgcttatgcagaccacccattatcacattcttttccacactcattatcccggaatctgccacctgcacacccgaatcctttgttctactttatgtacctacttattaatgcataggaataagtctctctatccccttgggccaTGATTAATCATATTAAACAATTACCCTGTCATGCAAACCCCATCATTATCTCtttttccatggtcattatccggCAGTGTTCCTAGATCGACCAATATATACTACTGGTCAGGGCACAGTCATATGTGTGTACAGGCCACGAGGGTGTagcgtgggtaatgtgtaggtcaggacACAGTCATATGTGAGTCCAGGCCTCGAGAGTGTAGCatgggtaatgtgtaggtcagaGTATAGTCATATATGTGTCCAGGCCACGAGGGTGTAGCatgggtaatgtgtaggtcatGACACAGTCATGTGTGTGTCCAGACCACAAGGGTGTggcgtgggtaatgtgtaggtcaggacACAGTCATATGTGTGGCCAGGCCAAGAGGGTGTagcgtgggtaatgtgtaggtcaggaTAAAGTCATATATGTGTCCAGGCcacgagagtgtagtgtgggtaatATGTAAGTCAGGACACAGTCATGTGTGTCTCCAGGCCACAAGGGTGTGGCATGGGTATTGTGTAGGTCAGGACACAGTCATATGTGTGTCCAGGAAACTAGGGTGTAGCGTGGGTAATGTGAAGGTCAGGACACAGTCATCTGTGTGTCAAGGCCAGTAGAGTGTGCcgtgggtaatgtgtaggtcagggcACAGTCATATGTGTGTCCCGGCCACGAGGGTGTagcgtgggtaatgtgtaggtcaggacACAGTCATATGTGTGTCCAGCCAACGATGGTGTGGCATGAgtaatgtgtaggtcagggcACAGTCAGatgtgtgtccaggccacgagGGTGTGGCGTTGGTAATTTGAAGGTCATGACACAGTCACATGTGTGTCCAGGCTACGAGGGTGTAGCGTGGGTAACATATAGGTCAAAGCACAGTAATATGTGTGTCCAGGCCACAAGGGCATAGtgtgggtaatgtgtaggtcaggacAGTCATATGAGTGTCCAGTCCACGAATGTGCagcgtgggtaatgtgtaggtcagggcACAGTCATAAGTGTGTCCATGCCATGAGGGTGTggcgtgggtaatgtgtaggGCAGGTCACAGTCATATGTGTGTAATGGCCACGAGGGTGTAGCGTGGGTAATGGGTAGGTCAGGACAGAGACATATGTGAGTCCACTCCACGAGGGTGTagcgtgggtaatgtgtaggtcaggacACAGTCATGTGTGTCGAGGCCACGAGGGTGTggcgtgggtaatgtgtaggtcagaGCATTGTCATATGTGTGGCCAGGCCACGAGGGTGTGGCGagggtaatgtgtaggtcaggacACAGTCATATGTGTGTCCAGGCAACGAGGGTATAGCATGGGCAATGTGTGGGTCAGAGCATAGTCATatgtgtgtccaggccacgagggtgtagcgtgggtaatgtgtaggtcaggaTAAAGTCatgtgtgtccaggccacgagAGTGTTGCGTACGTAATGCGTAGGTCAGGACACAGTCATGTGTGTGTCCAGGCCACAAGGGTGTAGCATGGGTATTGTGTAGGTCAGGACACAGTCATATGTGTGTCCAGGCCATGAGAGTGTggcgtgggtaatgtgtaggtcagggcACGGTCATACGTGTGTCCAGGCCACGATGGTGTAGGGTGGGTAATGCGTAGGTCAGGACACAGTCATGtgtgtgtccaggccacgagggtgtagcgtgggtaatgtgtaggtcaggacACAGTCATATGTGTGTCCAGGCCACGTGGGCTTggcgtgggtaatgtgtaggtcaggacagagtcatgtttgtgtccaggccacgagggtgtagcgtgggtaatgtgtaggtcagggcACAGTCATATGTGTGTCCAGGCCATGAGAGTGTggcgtgggtaatgtgtaggtcagggcACGGTCATATATGTGTCCAGGCCACGATGGTGTAGGGTGGGTAATGCGTAGGTTAGGACACAGTCATGtgtgtgtccaggccacgagggtgtagcgtgggtaatgtgtaggtcagggcacagtcatatgtgtgtccaggccacgagtgcgtagcgtgggtaatgtgtaggtcaggacacagtcacatgtgtgtccaggccacgaAGGTGCAGCCTtggtaatgtgtaggtcagggcaaagtcatatgtgtgtccaggccacgagggtgtggcgtgggtaatgtgtaggtcaggacAGTCATATGTGTGTCAAGGCTATGAGGGTGTGGCATGGGCAATGTGTAGGTCAGGGCAGTCATATGTGTGTACAGGCCACGAGGGTGTAGCGTGGGTAATGTGTTATTCAGGACACAG is a window encoding:
- the LOC138851961 gene encoding uncharacterized protein, which translates into the protein MAKEAGILDSVFTGPVRICKVLILSAGRLEGKEHTGFKLLKRCHCDDSRKRKHRLPQERPVEDGISSSDIEEPMKKEPDLDNDETQSLPSCQSDDLVVDLSTLTAQSDDSVEVTAAAGAEQTGDLEAHPDGQSEKEGKTPDVRVNAGDAVKPAEGVKPAEGVKTADDDDVPEKEIIFEREVINLTESEQEERSHSV